TAACTGCAAAGATAATGATTATCTCACGAAACCGCCTAATATTCGGTTATAATAAGTTTTTTGGACTATTCGGGAGGATGGAATATTATATTTAGTTAAACAATTGTTTAACTTATTGTTAATTTAATAGACATATTATGTGATGCATATGTTAACGTAATGTTATGAAAAACAGATCCTTGGTTTTTGAATAGACAAGCAATTTACATAAAATTATCTAAATTTTCAATAATATTATGGTAATTCTAAATTTTTTATAAATTGCAAAGCTGGTTAGACAGTCTTATTAAAAACGAAACTAAAAAAACGATATTGTGAAAAATTTTACAACGGTATTAAAAATTGCGCCGGCTTTTTTACTGGCCAGCTCAATAATACATGCACAGACCCAGGATTCTCTCACTAAAGAGAAAAAGATCGAGGAGGTGGTACTGATTGGATATGGAAAGCAGAAAAAGTCTGACCTTACGGGGTCCATTACTTCAGTTAGTGCCAAAGACTTCAACGGAGGTGCTACTTCTGCAGGACAGCTAATCCAGGGTAAAACACCTGGAGTACAGATTACTAATAACAGTGGTGCTCCGGGATCGGGAACCAAAATAAGAATCAGGGGAACATCTTCTTTAAATGGTGAAAATTCACCACTAATTGTTATTGATGGAGTTCCACAGGACTTTACCGGGGTTAATGGGGCTTCAGATCCATTATCATTAATTAATCCTAATGATATTGAAACATTTGATATTTTAAAAGATGCTTCAGCCACAGCTATTTATGGGAACAGAGCTTCTAATGGTGTGATTTTAATTACGACCAAAAAAGGAACTGCTGGAAAATTTAAAGTTAATTTCTCAACAGTGGCTTCCGTTTCAACAAAAATGGGGAATGTAGATGTTCTGAATGCAGACGAATACAGATCATTTGTAAATGAAATGGCACAAACCAGTGCTGCAGTTGCGGTGAATGCTCCGCGACTAGGAACAGCAAATACAAACTGGCAGGACCAGATCTATCAAAAAGCTTGGGGGACTGATAATAATTTAGCCTTTTCAGGAGGTGTTAAATGGTTACCTTACCGTCTATCATTGGGATACAATGATCAAAACGGTATTGTTAAAACCAACTCATTCAGAAGAACCTCAGTTGGATTAAATTTAAATCCAAAGTTTTTTGACAATCATTTATCAGTGAATATCAATGCAAAAGGAACCTTTACTGATAATAGATTTTCTGATGGCGGAGCTATTAGAGCGGCCACTTACTTTGATCCTACACAACCTGTATATTCAGGAAATTCAAATTATGGAGGATATTACGAGTGGACAGACCCTAATAACTTAGTGACCGGCTTGAATGTAAATGGAACTTCCAACCCTTTAGGCCTTCTATATGGTATTCGTGATGTATCTTCAGTATGGAGAGGATTAGGAAATATCCAGTTGGATTATAAGTTTCATTTTTTACCGGACTTACATTTTAACGTTAATGCTGGTTATGATTATTCTAAAAGTAATGGAGCAAAGACTGTAAGTCCTTTCTATAGACCAGGAATGAGTGATTTGGGAACATTCAATGAATATACTATGGAGAAGAAGAATAAATTGTTAGAAACGTATTTTAATTACTTAAAAACAATAAATGCGATCTCTACTTCTGTGGATCTTACAGCAGGATATGCATATCAAGATTTCCGTACGAATATTCCTGGATCAACTACATTTAAAGGAAGAGGACAAAATACATCTACTAATAATTTTGAAACAAACTATGTTTTATTATCCTTCTATGGAAGAGGTATTTTTACAATAGCTAATAAATATATTGTATCAGCTTCTCTTAGAAGAGATGGATCTTCAAGGTTTTATAACGGGACAACAAGTAATGTTTGGGGAAATTTCCCAGGAGTCTCTGTTGCTTGGAAGATTAATGAGGAAAATTTTCTGAAAGAGACTGGTATTAATGTTTTAAAATTAAGGGCAGGTTGGGGAAAAACAGGTCAGCAGGAACTGCCTACCTTGGATACTAATAAACCAAGAAACTATCCGTCTTATGCTGCATATAATTTGAGTTCTGATGGAGCACAATATCAATTCGGAGACCAGTTTTTCTATATGATGAGACCTGAAATTTACAATCCAAATTTAAGTTGGGAAATCACTACAACAAAGAATGCAGGTCTTGATTTTGGTTTTGCAAAAAATAGAATTACAGGTTCCATTGATGTTTACCAAAAAGATACTAAAGATTTGATTGTAGACTCCCCAATTGCGGCAGGTGATTTGAGTAACCATAATCTTTTGAATGTAGGTAATATGCAGACAAAAGGAATAGAAGGATCTATTACAGTAATCCCTATCAAAAAAGAAAATACGACTTGGGAGGTCTCATTTAATGCTACACATTATAAATCTAAAATTACAAAACTGATTAATGGTGCAGATTCAAATTATAGAATTCTTGTAGGAGGAATTGATGGTGGAGTGAATAATACTATTCAGGCCCATACTGTAGGGCGTCAGCCTAATGCTTTTTATGTATTTCAACAGGTATATGATACTAATGGAAAACCAGTAGATGGGGCATATGTAGACAGAAATGCTGATGGTAAAATTGATGTTAATGACAGATATTATTATAAATCAACACAGCCGGATGCTATTATTGGATTTAATACCAAATTCTCTCATAACAATTGGGATATTGGTTTGAGCGCCAGAGCTGTATTGGGAAATTATGTCTATAATAATGCTGCTTCAAATAGTTCTATCCAGTCATTGACAACTAATAACTATTTACAGAATGTATACACTTCTACAGCTGATTATAGATTTTCAAGCCCACAATACTTCTCTGACATTTTTGTTGAAAATGCTTCTTTCCTAAGATTGGATAATGTTAATGCCGGATACAATTTTAAGGACGTATTTTATAAAGGAAGTAATATCAGAGTTTATGCAATGCTTCAAAACGTGTTTGTAATTACGAAATAT
The Chryseobacterium sp. W4I1 DNA segment above includes these coding regions:
- a CDS encoding SusC/RagA family TonB-linked outer membrane protein, encoding MKNFTTVLKIAPAFLLASSIIHAQTQDSLTKEKKIEEVVLIGYGKQKKSDLTGSITSVSAKDFNGGATSAGQLIQGKTPGVQITNNSGAPGSGTKIRIRGTSSLNGENSPLIVIDGVPQDFTGVNGASDPLSLINPNDIETFDILKDASATAIYGNRASNGVILITTKKGTAGKFKVNFSTVASVSTKMGNVDVLNADEYRSFVNEMAQTSAAVAVNAPRLGTANTNWQDQIYQKAWGTDNNLAFSGGVKWLPYRLSLGYNDQNGIVKTNSFRRTSVGLNLNPKFFDNHLSVNINAKGTFTDNRFSDGGAIRAATYFDPTQPVYSGNSNYGGYYEWTDPNNLVTGLNVNGTSNPLGLLYGIRDVSSVWRGLGNIQLDYKFHFLPDLHFNVNAGYDYSKSNGAKTVSPFYRPGMSDLGTFNEYTMEKKNKLLETYFNYLKTINAISTSVDLTAGYAYQDFRTNIPGSTTFKGRGQNTSTNNFETNYVLLSFYGRGIFTIANKYIVSASLRRDGSSRFYNGTTSNVWGNFPGVSVAWKINEENFLKETGINVLKLRAGWGKTGQQELPTLDTNKPRNYPSYAAYNLSSDGAQYQFGDQFFYMMRPEIYNPNLSWEITTTKNAGLDFGFAKNRITGSIDVYQKDTKDLIVDSPIAAGDLSNHNLLNVGNMQTKGIEGSITVIPIKKENTTWEVSFNATHYKSKITKLINGADSNYRILVGGIDGGVNNTIQAHTVGRQPNAFYVFQQVYDTNGKPVDGAYVDRNADGKIDVNDRYYYKSTQPDAIIGFNTKFSHNNWDIGLSARAVLGNYVYNNAASNSSIQSLTTNNYLQNVYTSTADYRFSSPQYFSDIFVENASFLRLDNVNAGYNFKDVFYKGSNIRVYAMLQNVFVITKYSGVDPEVFGNIDNGYYQMPKVYSLGFNFQF